The genomic region TGTCTCAACTTGATATTTTCTTTCCAGATAGATTGAAAATTGAGTTGAACTAAAAATGCGGCTTGACACACTTTTTTGAACGTTCCCCACTTGTAATGATAATATGATCAAATAATCTAACGCTTACAGTACTACATGCTGCTGCTAAGCTCTTTGTTACTTCTTGATCTTCTTCTGAAGGTTCTAAACTTCCCCCAGGGTGGTTGTGTGACATTATTACTAATGTTGCATTCTTTATTAATGCTTTTCTTGTAATTTCCTTTATGTATACTGGTGCTTTTTCCATTTCACCAATATAGGATTCTTCTCCAATTAGTTGACGCCTTTTATTCAAGTACAGTATTTTTACACATTCCCTTTCTGAGTGGCCTATACTTACGTTTAAGTACTCTACTAGCCCTTGTAAGTCCATTATTGGCTCACTTTTGAGCTTTTCTCTCAGTACCCTTTCTAGTGTTTCCTTAACACACATAATCATTGCTACTGCAGAATCAGTTACTCCTTCTATAACTTTCAGGTCATCCATTTCTCTACCTAAAATCCTTCCTACTCCTGCATAAGTATTCACCAGATTTTTAGCAATTTCTTGAGCTTGCGGCCTTTCATGTACT from Wolbachia endosymbiont (group B) of Parapoynx stratiotata harbors:
- a CDS encoding RadC family protein translates to MNNNKNKEEIEFRILESKGKALLDREIMETFLSAVHERPQAQEIAKNLVNTYAGVGRILGREMDDLKVIEGVTDSAVAMIMCVKETLERVLREKLKSEPIMDLQGLVEYLNVSIGHSERECVKILYLNKRRQLIGEESYIGEMEKAPVYIKEITRKALIKNATLVIMSHNHPGGSLEPSEEDQEVTKSLAAACSTVSVRLFDHIIITSGERSKKCVKPHF